The Camelina sativa cultivar DH55 chromosome 14, Cs, whole genome shotgun sequence genome includes a window with the following:
- the LOC104741071 gene encoding quinone oxidoreductase-like protein At1g23740, chloroplastic has product MNTALATTTATTTPVLRRATPLLHHCSLTTKSPVIRLNGVRFGSSVQTVGKKFLKISAASSQSTSAAEVNVAADASIPKEMKAWVYSEYGGVDVLKLESNIAVPEINEDQVLIKVVAAALNPVDAKRRQGKFKATDSPLPTVPGYDVAGVVVKVGSAVKDFKEGDEVYGDVSEKALEGPKQFGSLAEYTAVEEKLLGLKPKNIDFAQAAGLPLAIETADEGLVRTEFSSGKSILVLNGAGGVGSLVIQLAKHVYGASKVAATASTGKLELVKSLGADLAIDYTKENIEDLPDKYDIVFDAIGMCDKAVKVIKEGGKVVALTGAVTPPGFRFVVTSNGEVLKKLNPYIESGKVKPVVDPKGPFPFSRVADAFSYLETNHATGKVVVYPIS; this is encoded by the exons atgaacactGCGCTTGCTACAACCACCGCCACAACAACTCCCGTACTCCGCCGTGCGAcgcctcttcttcatcattgttCTCTCACAACGAAATCTCCGGTTATCCGATTAAACGGAGTTAGATTCGGATCTTCCGTGCAAACAGTCGGCAAGAAGTTCTTGAAAATCTCGGCGGCGAGCTCTCAGAGCACTTCAGCAGCGGAGGTCAATGTCGCGGCGGATGCGTCGATTCCGAAAGAGATGAAGGCGTGGGTGTACAGTGAGTACGGCGGAGTTGATGTTCTGAAGCTTGAGAGTAACATTGCTGTGCCGGAGATTAACGAAGATCAGGTTCTGATTAAGGTTGTTGCCGCGGCTCTTAATCCCGTTGACGCTAAGAGACGACAAGGGAAATTTAAAGCCACTGATTCGCCTCTCCCG ACTGTTCCGGGATACGACGTTGCCGGAGTAGTGGTGAAGGTTGGGAGTGCGGTGAAAGATTTCAAAGAAGGAGACGAAGTTTACGGAGACGTGAGCGAGAAAGCATTAGAAGGTCCTAAGCAATTCGGTTCTTTAGCAGAGTACACGGCCGTGGAAGAGAAGTTATTGGGGCTTAAACCTAAAAACATCGATTTCGCGCAAGCCGCGGGGCTTCCGTTGGCGATAGAAACTGCTGATGAAGGTCTTGTTAGGACTGAGTTCTCCTCTGGGAAGTCGATTCTTGTTCTTAACGGTGCAGGAGGAGTAGGGAGCCTTGTGATTCAG TTGGCGAAGCATGTGTATGGAGCTTCGAAAGTGGCTGCAACAGCGAGTACAGGGAAGCTGGAGCTAGTGAAAAGCTTAGGTGCTGATTTAGCTATTGATTACACAAAGGAGAACATAGAAGACTTGCCTGACAAGTACGATATTGTCTTTGACGCCAttg GGATGTGTGATAAGGCAGTGAAGGTGATTAAGGAAGGAGGGAAAGTTGTGGCCTTGACCGGAGCTGTTACGCCGCCTGGTTTTAGATTTGTTGTGACATCTAACGGTGAAGTTTTGAAGAAACTAAACCCATACATTGAGAGTGGGAAGGTGAAACCTGTGGTTGATCCCAAAGGACCGTTCCCATTCTCACGTGTCGCTGATGCCTTTTCATACTTAGAAACGAACCATGCCACAGGGAAGGTCGTTGTTTATCCCATCTCTTGA
- the LOC104741072 gene encoding beta carbonic anhydrase 3 — MSTESYEDAIKRLEELLSLSKNADLGNVAAAKIKKLTDELEELDSNKLDAVERIKSGFIHFKTNHFEKNPTLYNVLAKSQSPKFLVFACADSRVCPSHILNFQPGEAFIVRNIANMVPPYCKTKYSNVGAALEYPITVLNVENILVIGHSCCGGIKGLMAIEDDTAPTKTDFIENWIQICAPAKNRIKQECKELSFEDQCTNCEKEAVNVSLGNLLSYPFVRERVVKNKLAIRGAHYDFVKGTFDLWELDFKITPVFALS; from the exons ATGTCAACAGAATCGTACGAAGATGCCATTAAAAGACTCGAGGAGCTTCTGAGTCTGAG TAAAAACGCGGATCTCGGGAACGTTGCGGCTGCAAAAATCAAGAAGTTAACAGACGAGTTAGAGGAACTTGATTCCAACAAGCTAGATGCCGTAGAGAGAATCAAATCCGGGTTTATTCATTTCAAGACAAATCATTTTGA gaaaaatcctacttTGTACAATGTACTTGCCAAGAGCCAGAGCCCCAag ttTTTGGTGTTTGCTTGTGCGGATTCAAGAGTTTGCCCTTCTCACATCTTGAATTTCCAACCTGGGGAAGCCTTTATCGTTAGAAACATTGCTAACATGGTGCCACCTTATTGCAAG ACAAAATACTCTAATGTTGGTGCCGCCCTTGAATATCCAATTACAGTTCTCAAC GTGGAGAACATTCTGGTGATTGGTCACAGCTGCTGTGGTGGAATAAAGGGACTCATGGCCATTGAAGATGATACAGCTCCCACTAAGAC CGACTTCATCGAAAACTGGATCCAGATTTGTGCACCGGCCAAGAACAGGATCAAGCAGGAATGTAAAGAACTAAGCTTTGAAGATCAGTGCACCAACTGTGAGAAG GAAGCCGTGAACGTGTCCTTGGGAAATCTCTTGTCTTACCCATTCGTGAGAGAAAGAGTGGTGAAGAACAAACTTGCCATAAGAGGAGCTCACTACGATTTCGTGAAAGGAACATTTGATCTCTGGGAACTCGACTTCAAGATCACCCCTGTCTTTGCCTTGTCTTAA